One genomic region from Sulfurimonas sp. encodes:
- a CDS encoding AEC family transporter, translating to MSSIIFSILSIYIFIVIGFIAKLSFKEKIDDKTINLINIYFLQVFLTFWGLLIRPIDITLLYAPSIYLGIVLILLLVSIFVAKKLFSSPKEYSIATVAAIIGNTGNLGIPINIAIFGEESIPYTTVVNLVNVFVVYTVGVFYYSRSTYDIKTSLFNIIKLPILWASIIAILLSIYGYKPSGAIANMLMMGAYASMTMQLFLFGIYLYGTKIKEVSKSLIIWVITFKFILLPLIAFIVLYFLELDSMIKGIIFIELMMPLAVANVNLASLYDCKPKVVTALVFISSIIFLGVIFIAVKALEYL from the coding sequence ATGAGTTCAATAATATTTTCTATTCTTAGCATCTACATCTTCATCGTGATCGGTTTTATAGCAAAGCTGAGTTTTAAAGAAAAAATTGATGATAAAACCATAAACCTTATAAATATATATTTTTTACAAGTCTTTTTAACCTTTTGGGGACTTCTTATTCGCCCTATCGATATTACACTTTTATATGCTCCAAGTATTTATCTAGGTATCGTTCTAATTTTACTTTTAGTATCTATTTTTGTTGCAAAAAAACTCTTCTCTTCACCAAAAGAGTACTCCATAGCAACAGTTGCAGCCATCATAGGTAATACTGGGAACTTAGGAATCCCGATAAACATAGCTATATTTGGAGAAGAGTCCATTCCATATACCACTGTCGTAAACCTTGTGAATGTTTTTGTAGTTTACACTGTTGGTGTTTTTTACTACTCTCGTAGCACTTATGACATAAAAACCTCACTTTTTAACATCATAAAACTTCCTATTTTATGGGCATCTATCATTGCTATACTTCTTAGCATCTACGGGTACAAACCATCAGGTGCAATAGCAAATATGTTAATGATGGGAGCATACGCATCTATGACTATGCAACTCTTTTTATTTGGTATCTATCTTTATGGAACTAAAATAAAAGAAGTTAGTAAAAGCCTAATAATCTGGGTAATTACTTTCAAGTTTATCCTCTTGCCACTTATAGCCTTCATAGTTCTTTACTTTTTAGAACTTGATTCTATGATAAAAGGCATAATCTTTATAGAACTTATGATGCCTCTTGCAGTTGCAAATGTAAACTTAGCATCTCTGTATGATTGCAAACCAAAAGTTGTAACTGCTTTAGTCTTCATTTCATCTATTATATTTTTAGGCGTAATTTTTATAGCTGTCAAGGCTTTAGAGTATTTATGA
- the glnA gene encoding type I glutamate--ammonia ligase, with translation MGKFVNNTEEFFAFCEENDVQFVDFRFTDIKGAWHHISYRMSAVNATQLENGLPFDGSSIEAWQPINKSDMLLKPDVGTAFLDPFTADPTIIVICDVYDIYKDQAYERCPRSIAKATLKHAEEIGIADTAYFGPENEFFIFDNVTFVDNINQAGYKVDTEEGGWNSNTEYKDMYNTGHRPGTKGGYFPVAPTDSAVDMRAEMMQILEQVGLEVMLGHHEVAQGQHELGIVFSDIIGAADNVQKYKYVVKMVAHLNGKTATFMPKPLYGDNGNGMHVHQSLWKDGKNLFYAPGQYANLSQMAVNYAGGIFKHAASVSAFTNPTTNSYKRLLPGFEAPSILTYSSQNRSAACRIPYGAGEMATRIEMRFPDSTACPYLAFAVMMMAGLDGIKKETVPVGPMDEDLFELSLDEIREKNIPQMPHTLREALEGLISDNDFLKPVFTQEFIDAYQHYRFERDVWPDEGRPTAYEFKTTYQC, from the coding sequence ATGGGAAAATTTGTTAACAATACAGAAGAGTTTTTTGCTTTTTGTGAAGAAAATGATGTTCAATTTGTAGACTTTAGATTTACAGATATTAAAGGTGCATGGCACCATATCAGTTATAGAATGAGTGCTGTTAATGCTACTCAACTTGAGAATGGATTACCATTTGATGGTTCTTCAATCGAGGCATGGCAACCAATAAACAAATCAGATATGCTATTAAAGCCTGATGTTGGAACTGCCTTCTTAGATCCATTTACTGCTGACCCTACTATTATTGTAATTTGTGATGTTTATGATATTTACAAAGATCAAGCTTATGAAAGATGCCCTCGTTCAATCGCAAAAGCAACACTTAAACATGCTGAAGAGATTGGCATAGCTGATACTGCTTACTTTGGACCTGAAAATGAATTTTTTATCTTTGACAATGTAACTTTTGTTGATAATATCAATCAAGCTGGTTATAAAGTCGATACTGAAGAGGGTGGCTGGAACTCTAATACTGAGTATAAAGATATGTACAATACTGGTCATAGACCAGGAACTAAAGGTGGTTACTTTCCAGTAGCACCGACGGATTCTGCTGTTGATATGAGAGCTGAAATGATGCAAATTTTAGAGCAAGTTGGTCTTGAAGTAATGCTTGGTCACCATGAAGTTGCACAAGGTCAACATGAACTTGGAATTGTTTTCTCTGACATCATCGGTGCTGCTGATAATGTTCAAAAATACAAATATGTTGTAAAAATGGTAGCTCACCTCAATGGTAAAACTGCTACATTTATGCCTAAGCCACTTTATGGTGACAACGGAAATGGTATGCATGTTCACCAATCACTTTGGAAAGATGGCAAAAATCTTTTTTATGCTCCAGGTCAGTATGCAAACTTAAGTCAAATGGCTGTTAATTATGCTGGTGGTATCTTTAAACATGCTGCTTCTGTTTCAGCTTTTACAAATCCAACTACTAACTCATACAAAAGACTTTTACCAGGGTTTGAAGCTCCTTCAATCTTGACTTACTCTTCTCAAAATCGTTCTGCTGCTTGTCGTATTCCTTATGGTGCTGGTGAAATGGCTACTCGTATCGAGATGAGATTTCCAGATTCTACTGCTTGTCCTTACTTAGCATTTGCTGTAATGATGATGGCTGGACTTGACGGTATCAAAAAAGAAACTGTTCCTGTTGGTCCAATGGATGAAGATTTATTTGAGCTTTCTCTTGATGAGATTCGTGAGAAAAACATTCCTCAGATGCCACATACACTTCGTGAAGCATTAGAAGGTCTAATCAGTGATAATGACTTCTTAAAACCTGTATTTACTCAAGAGTTTATAGATGCTTATCAACATTATAGATTTGAGCGTGATGTATGGCCAGATGAAGGTCGTCCAACTGCTTATGAGTTTAAAACTACTTACCAATGCTAA
- a CDS encoding HAMP domain-containing sensor histidine kinase: MQENISKELIDEIVKLSKNADKELYSKIKTLINIYNEQVNLNNKITKENDFFLKKWDKRNILSHNKKDKLMEQQSRLASMGEMIDAVAHQWKQPLNAISMMVDILRDDYSTGHVNDSYIDDLDTTVHLQIDHMVNTLSEFRTFLRPSTKNEDFQIGSVIQNVEILMKDELITQNLHIKIDIDEDISIFGNKNEFKHLFINLINNSIDAFNEKNISAREINIRAYKEGKNIYIEVEDNAGGIPKNIINHIFRPNVTTKAEGKGTGIGLYMSSQIVTKNNGTINVHNTDEGAFFTIILHQPFI, translated from the coding sequence ATGCAAGAAAATATTTCTAAAGAACTAATCGATGAAATTGTTAAACTCTCTAAAAATGCTGATAAAGAACTCTACTCTAAAATAAAAACCCTTATAAATATCTACAACGAACAAGTAAACCTAAATAATAAAATTACAAAAGAAAATGACTTTTTTTTAAAAAAATGGGATAAAAGAAATATATTATCTCATAATAAAAAAGATAAACTTATGGAACAACAATCTCGTTTAGCATCTATGGGTGAGATGATAGATGCTGTCGCACATCAATGGAAACAACCCTTAAATGCCATAAGTATGATGGTAGATATACTTCGAGATGATTATAGCACTGGTCATGTAAACGATTCATATATAGATGATTTAGATACAACAGTACATTTACAAATAGACCACATGGTAAATACTCTTAGTGAATTTAGAACCTTTTTAAGACCTTCTACTAAAAATGAAGACTTTCAAATAGGTAGCGTTATACAAAATGTTGAAATTCTTATGAAAGATGAGTTAATCACTCAAAACCTACATATAAAAATAGATATAGATGAAGACATAAGTATCTTTGGAAATAAAAATGAGTTTAAACATCTTTTCATTAATCTAATAAATAATTCTATTGACGCTTTTAATGAAAAAAATATATCTGCAAGAGAAATTAATATCAGAGCCTACAAAGAAGGTAAAAACATATATATTGAAGTTGAAGATAATGCTGGAGGAATTCCAAAAAATATAATCAACCATATTTTCAGACCTAATGTAACAACAAAAGCAGAAGGAAAAGGCACAGGAATCGGTCTTTATATGAGTTCTCAAATCGTTACAAAAAACAATGGCACTATTAATGTTCACAACACTGATGAAGGTGCTTTTTTTACAATAATCTTACACCAACCATTTATTTGA
- a CDS encoding sensor histidine kinase, translated as MNLNIFFLNLISNSIDAFNEHALKDTATHNIKSRTIDIKTYIDADNNIIEFKDNALGIPQSVIADIFKPNVTTKADGKGTGIGLYMSLQIVKKHEGAISVTNTENGALFTITIKN; from the coding sequence ATGAATTTAAACATCTTTTTTTTAAATCTTATAAGTAATAGTATAGATGCTTTTAATGAACATGCCCTAAAGGATACCGCTACGCATAATATAAAATCTAGAACGATTGATATAAAAACATATATAGATGCAGACAATAATATCATAGAATTTAAAGACAACGCCCTTGGAATTCCACAGAGTGTTATAGCTGATATATTTAAGCCAAATGTCACAACTAAAGCTGATGGCAAAGGTACAGGCATAGGTCTGTATATGAGTTTGCAAATAGTTAAAAAACATGAAGGTGCTATAAGCGTCACAAACACTGAAAATGGCGCACTTTTTACAATAACTATTAAAAATTAA
- a CDS encoding Na/Pi symporter, which translates to MATAIVQSSSLLTIIVISFLSAELISLSGAIGVIFGSNIGTTTTAWIVSSFGVKIKIAQFALPMIIFGVVFRFNDSKSYQGLGTILVGLGFVFLGIAYMKDGFEALNNGINLASYAMDGYLGVLVYVLIGSIATVLIQSSSATMALIITALATGQIEYFNALQLAIGANIGTTVTAILGSLSSNANGKRLAIAHLIFNTVTAFVAIVFLYQLASLVGFLSNVVGIASDDYAMKLALFHTIFNLLGILIVAPFTSKLVKFLESIFVIEENVDIAKYLDDVVINVPEAAIEVIRKEVIHLYDNAVEVLSHALSLHRHQYLGCKDISSVIKHSDKDIHTDINTFYDKNIKKLYGQIIHYATIAQTDMSENQKTRYMN; encoded by the coding sequence GTGGCAACTGCAATAGTGCAGAGTTCTTCTCTTCTTACCATCATAGTCATCTCTTTTTTAAGTGCAGAACTTATTTCGCTAAGTGGTGCTATTGGCGTTATTTTTGGCTCAAACATTGGAACAACAACGACAGCTTGGATAGTATCTTCTTTTGGAGTGAAAATAAAAATAGCACAGTTTGCACTTCCCATGATAATCTTTGGAGTAGTTTTCAGGTTTAACGATTCTAAGTCATATCAAGGATTAGGAACTATTTTAGTTGGACTTGGATTTGTATTTCTAGGTATTGCCTATATGAAAGATGGTTTTGAAGCTTTGAACAATGGTATCAATCTAGCTTCTTATGCAATGGATGGTTATCTTGGTGTTTTAGTTTATGTTCTAATTGGTTCTATCGCAACCGTACTTATTCAATCTAGCAGTGCTACAATGGCTCTTATAATAACAGCTTTAGCTACTGGACAGATTGAGTACTTTAACGCACTTCAACTTGCCATTGGAGCAAATATTGGTACAACAGTCACTGCAATACTTGGTTCTCTCAGCTCAAATGCGAATGGAAAAAGATTAGCCATTGCTCATTTGATATTTAATACAGTAACTGCTTTTGTAGCAATAGTCTTTTTGTATCAACTTGCTTCTTTAGTTGGATTTTTATCAAATGTAGTTGGTATTGCAAGTGATGATTATGCTATGAAATTAGCTCTTTTTCACACTATTTTTAATCTTTTAGGTATATTAATAGTTGCACCATTCACATCTAAACTTGTAAAATTTTTAGAGTCAATTTTTGTAATAGAAGAAAATGTGGATATAGCAAAATACCTTGATGATGTAGTTATAAATGTTCCTGAAGCTGCCATAGAAGTTATAAGAAAAGAGGTGATTCATCTTTATGATAATGCTGTAGAAGTTCTCTCTCATGCTCTCTCTCTTCACAGACATCAATACTTAGGTTGTAAAGACATATCTAGTGTCATAAAGCACTCAGATAAAGATATTCATACAGATATAAATACTTTTTATGATAAAAATATAAAAAAACTCTATGGTCAGATAATTCATTATGCGACTATCGCACAAACAGATATGAGTGAAAATCAAAAAACAAGGTATATGAACTAA
- a CDS encoding penicillin-binding protein 1A, whose protein sequence is MMKMKNIFFGILLLGFLSPFLVLGYFLMAYNYDISTLTNYKPEVTTRVYDKNGDKIANIFNKKHRYYATFSQIPPKIIEALVAIEDTTFFEHPGINIDAIFRAAIKVIRAGRAVEGASTITQQLVKNVLLTREKKLSRKIKEAIFALKLENALSKEQILECYLNEIYYGHGYYGIKTAADGYFHKKLDDLTLKEMAILVGLPKAPSTYAPTKNYEISMGRANRVITRMRTLGWIDELAYQEALAESPEVFNDTLTQNRAPFIVDEVTRRARALGVDDIKTGGYEIYTTIDLRLQDAARVALKNAYGLSLERIEAYKIKDQEILLKDPTWEIAGDTNTTLLNGALVSLDSKTGDILALVGSVDYKVSSYNRATQGRRQPGSAFKPFIYQVAVDLGYSGATKLVDIARTYKYEKDGKEMKWQPRNYEKNYKGLISLREALIHSRNLATINLVNDIGLPQLLREFEKFGIENLPHDLSISLGTISLSPLQLAKYYTSFANHGLQVQPHLINIIDKGGHIIYKKLEETKFITEPTQAYIMTTILRDVVNRGTGRRARARGIELAGKTGTTNNNVDGWFAGYSPTVETIVWFGNDDNTPMHRWETGGKIAGPAFSQFYQSLLKLYPQIQRKFIAPEGIIEVEVDKRKEYFSDISKPPRIENEVNPEEELLF, encoded by the coding sequence CTATGATATATCTACTTTAACAAATTATAAGCCAGAAGTAACAACAAGAGTTTATGATAAAAATGGCGATAAAATAGCAAATATTTTCAATAAAAAACACAGATATTATGCAACTTTTTCTCAAATACCACCAAAAATTATTGAAGCACTTGTTGCCATTGAAGATACAACTTTTTTTGAGCATCCCGGGATAAATATAGATGCTATTTTTCGTGCTGCCATAAAAGTTATAAGAGCAGGGAGAGCAGTTGAAGGTGCAAGTACAATTACTCAGCAGTTAGTCAAAAATGTACTTTTAACAAGAGAGAAAAAACTCTCACGAAAGATAAAAGAGGCTATTTTTGCTTTAAAACTTGAAAATGCTTTAAGTAAAGAGCAGATATTAGAGTGCTACTTAAATGAGATATATTATGGTCATGGATATTATGGTATAAAAACAGCAGCAGATGGATATTTTCATAAGAAACTTGATGATTTAACTTTAAAAGAGATGGCTATTTTAGTAGGACTTCCAAAAGCACCAAGTACATATGCTCCTACAAAAAATTATGAAATTTCTATGGGTAGAGCAAATCGTGTGATAACTAGAATGCGTACACTTGGTTGGATAGATGAACTTGCTTATCAAGAGGCTTTAGCTGAATCTCCTGAAGTTTTTAATGATACTCTAACTCAAAACAGAGCACCTTTTATCGTTGACGAAGTTACAAGACGCGCTAGAGCTTTAGGAGTTGATGACATTAAAACAGGTGGTTATGAGATATATACTACTATCGACTTAAGGCTTCAAGACGCAGCAAGAGTAGCACTTAAAAATGCTTATGGTTTGTCACTAGAGCGTATAGAAGCTTATAAGATAAAAGATCAAGAGATACTTCTAAAAGACCCAACATGGGAAATAGCAGGAGATACAAATACTACTCTTTTAAATGGAGCACTTGTTTCACTTGACTCAAAAACAGGAGATATTTTAGCTCTTGTTGGTAGTGTTGATTATAAAGTTTCATCATATAATCGTGCTACTCAAGGGCGAAGACAACCTGGGTCTGCTTTTAAGCCTTTTATCTATCAAGTTGCAGTTGATTTAGGTTATTCTGGAGCGACTAAACTTGTAGATATTGCTAGGACATACAAGTATGAAAAAGATGGCAAAGAGATGAAATGGCAACCAAGAAATTATGAAAAAAACTATAAAGGTCTTATAAGTTTACGAGAAGCTTTGATCCATTCGAGAAATCTAGCAACTATTAACCTTGTAAATGATATAGGTCTTCCTCAGCTTTTAAGAGAGTTTGAGAAATTTGGTATAGAGAACTTACCTCATGACCTTTCTATCTCCCTTGGGACTATCTCTTTATCTCCCTTACAACTTGCAAAATATTACACTTCGTTTGCAAATCATGGATTGCAAGTTCAACCACACCTTATCAACATCATAGATAAAGGTGGACATATTATATATAAAAAACTAGAAGAAACTAAATTTATTACTGAACCAACTCAAGCATATATAATGACAACAATTTTAAGAGATGTAGTTAATCGTGGAACAGGTAGAAGAGCGAGAGCAAGAGGCATAGAACTTGCAGGTAAAACGGGTACAACAAACAACAATGTTGATGGTTGGTTCGCGGGTTACTCTCCTACTGTTGAAACTATTGTATGGTTTGGAAATGATGATAATACTCCGATGCATAGATGGGAAACAGGTGGGAAAATTGCGGGTCCTGCCTTTTCACAATTTTACCAAAGTCTTTTAAAATTATACCCTCAGATACAAAGAAAGTTTATTGCACCTGAGGGAATAATAGAAGTAGAAGTAGATAAAAGAAAAGAATATTTTAGTGATATATCTAAACCACCACGCATAGAAAATGAAGTAAATCCAGAAGAGGAGTTGTTATTTTGA